The Thermanaerovibrio acidaminovorans DSM 6589 genome contains a region encoding:
- a CDS encoding SIMPL domain-containing protein, which translates to MDGLDRSKVLASAVLGVCLVVSAFVLGMAADRIKGSERYVTVKGFSEMEVRADLAVWPIMFKVSANDLGTLQRLNDRAKGEIKAFLTSMGFSPQEISEAPPQITDLKTQFAVDQGMRIEERYVSQSYVTLRTGQVDKVKVAMERAGDLVSKGVVLSQEYGVMPEFIFTKLDSIKPKMVAEATVSARRAAEQFASDSQSRLGGIRRAEQGYFSIEDRDKGSPDYKRVRVVTTVQYYLEN; encoded by the coding sequence TGGGCTGGACAGGTCAAAGGTGCTGGCCTCCGCGGTCCTAGGGGTGTGCCTGGTGGTGTCCGCCTTCGTGTTGGGGATGGCGGCGGACCGGATCAAGGGCAGCGAGAGGTACGTTACGGTCAAGGGGTTCTCGGAGATGGAAGTCCGGGCGGACCTGGCGGTGTGGCCCATAATGTTCAAGGTGTCCGCCAACGACCTGGGCACCCTGCAGCGGCTCAACGATAGGGCCAAGGGGGAGATAAAGGCCTTTCTGACCTCCATGGGCTTCTCGCCCCAGGAGATATCCGAGGCGCCCCCCCAGATAACGGACCTGAAGACCCAGTTCGCGGTGGATCAGGGGATGAGGATAGAGGAGCGCTACGTGTCCCAGAGCTACGTGACCTTGAGGACCGGCCAGGTGGACAAGGTCAAGGTGGCCATGGAGAGGGCTGGGGATCTGGTCAGCAAGGGGGTGGTGCTCTCCCAGGAGTATGGGGTGATGCCGGAGTTCATCTTCACCAAGCTGGACTCCATAAAGCCCAAGATGGTGGCGGAGGCCACGGTTAGCGCCCGGCGCGCGGCGGAGCAGTTCGCCAGCGACTCCCAGAGCCGGCTTGGGGGGATAAGGCGGGCGGAGCAGGGTTACTTCAGCATCGAGGACAGGGACAAGGGCTCCCCGGACTACAAGCGGGTGCGGGTGGTTACCACCGTCCAGTACTACCTGGAGAACTGA
- a CDS encoding class I SAM-dependent RNA methyltransferase, with amino-acid sequence MRCAPDCRGCRYIHLTYQEGLRLKEEWLGRALPGRTGLISPIRTPGPDRLWGYRERVRLHAAVVDRRWRFGMMRQDRLIPLEDCPVQSQRVNRTLRLLSESLPPELPLAFVAVTFAQVALVFKSRGVPHLDIEWSKVAQAGCRGIWGHANPVAGRRIFSRGEWRLLWGEERSLGDLGTFYGPWSFTQQIPELHRDSIDEAVRFLSPGVGLGAADLYCGDGVSLRALSSAGAETLGVEISGLALRMAKLNSPSSKLLQGTCAQRTPQIGLFMSRFQENQRLAYVNPPRSGLEAEVVDLLGTTKVRRLAYLSCSAGTLNRDLDMLEARGYRCRKIIPYDFFPWTDHVECLALLDG; translated from the coding sequence ATGAGGTGCGCACCGGACTGCAGGGGCTGCAGGTACATCCACCTGACCTACCAGGAGGGCCTGAGGCTGAAGGAGGAATGGCTCGGAAGGGCCCTGCCCGGGAGGACGGGGCTCATATCCCCCATAAGGACCCCGGGGCCAGACCGCCTTTGGGGGTACCGGGAGAGGGTCCGGCTCCACGCGGCGGTGGTGGATCGCCGCTGGAGGTTCGGCATGATGCGGCAGGACCGGCTGATACCCCTGGAGGACTGCCCGGTGCAGTCCCAACGGGTGAACCGGACGCTGAGGCTACTGTCGGAGTCGCTACCCCCGGAGCTTCCCTTGGCCTTCGTGGCGGTAACCTTCGCCCAGGTGGCCCTGGTCTTCAAGTCAAGGGGGGTGCCCCACCTGGATATCGAGTGGAGCAAGGTGGCCCAGGCGGGGTGCCGGGGCATATGGGGACACGCAAACCCGGTGGCGGGCAGGAGGATATTCTCCCGGGGGGAGTGGCGGCTACTTTGGGGGGAGGAGAGGTCCCTGGGGGACCTGGGTACCTTCTACGGCCCCTGGTCGTTCACCCAGCAGATCCCGGAGCTCCACCGGGACTCCATCGACGAGGCGGTGAGGTTCCTATCCCCCGGGGTGGGATTAGGGGCGGCGGACCTCTACTGCGGAGACGGGGTGTCCCTGAGGGCCCTTTCCTCCGCCGGGGCCGAGACCCTTGGGGTGGAGATATCCGGCCTGGCGCTTCGCATGGCTAAGCTCAATAGCCCATCATCGAAGCTCCTCCAGGGGACCTGTGCCCAGCGGACCCCCCAGATAGGCCTGTTCATGTCCCGCTTCCAGGAGAACCAGCGGCTGGCCTACGTCAACCCCCCAAGGTCCGGCCTGGAGGCGGAGGTGGTGGACCTGCTGGGGACCACCAAGGTCCGCCGGCTGGCGTACCTGTCCTGCTCCGCGGGGACATTAAATAGGGACCTGGACATGCTGGAGGCCCGGGGGTACCGGTGCAGGAAGATCATCCCCTACGACTTCTTCCCCTGGACGGACCACGTGGAGTGCCTGGCCCTTCTGGATGGCTGA
- a CDS encoding trimeric intracellular cation channel family protein: MDLWDFSGTLWRTFEVMGTLAFAASGAFTGVRKGFDIFGVVVLGLITAVGGGITRDVLSGNLPPLAIRYPGYCVLAIVTSLAVFGRPIPVLKADRTVAVLDAIGLGAFAAGGSMMAVSMGFQSTFTVVALGVITAVGGGILRDVLSGTPPLIFRREVYASAAILGSLVFIPARSIMGDHWAMYVCMGVTTLCRLMGIFMDLHLPSGRPKRS; this comes from the coding sequence ATGGACCTTTGGGACTTCAGCGGCACCCTGTGGAGGACCTTTGAAGTCATGGGGACCCTTGCCTTCGCCGCCTCCGGGGCGTTCACCGGGGTAAGGAAGGGGTTCGACATCTTCGGCGTGGTGGTGCTGGGGCTCATCACCGCCGTTGGCGGGGGGATAACCCGGGACGTGCTCTCCGGGAACCTTCCCCCCCTGGCGATCCGATACCCGGGGTACTGCGTCCTGGCCATAGTGACCTCCCTGGCGGTCTTCGGCCGCCCCATCCCGGTTCTCAAGGCGGACAGGACGGTGGCGGTGCTGGACGCCATAGGGCTCGGGGCCTTCGCCGCCGGGGGATCCATGATGGCGGTGAGCATGGGGTTCCAGAGCACCTTCACAGTGGTGGCCCTGGGGGTGATAACCGCTGTGGGGGGCGGCATACTGAGGGACGTGCTGTCCGGCACCCCCCCATTGATCTTCCGACGGGAGGTCTACGCCTCCGCCGCCATCCTGGGGAGCCTGGTCTTCATCCCCGCCAGGTCCATCATGGGGGATCACTGGGCCATGTACGTCTGCATGGGGGTTACCACCCTATGCCGCCTAATGGGCATCTTCATGGACCTGCACCTTCCATCCGGGAGGCCCAAGAGGTCATGA
- a CDS encoding amidohydrolase family protein, with protein sequence MSEQVCIFVNDELVWALGGGRVVGSPGPGSREERYLGPYVALPGDFNGHAHPEQSLYVNLVEEGWDLGTWCRRTIYAHSVHMTPELIYLGCLRAFGRMLLNGITSVAVSFYCHNRMGNGLDREVIRAALDAGIRIMFGRMNYDVVSPDAYPEKRASQESYNEGTAYEGHLISLMEEFRGFEGVDVVPSLHSFHANTLEGIAKGMELAAEMSAPLQFHLSEDPQDVDICLDLYGERPVFVLARLMERAGPVRLLLSDAIWLDRAEKEMLREMGASVVFNPRMNRRMGVGTADFRGIIDRGIPVYLGTDGEASNYGLSVEEERRFLREEFECEVEPIPFCLPSGVVGSSEVGAFGDVKVLRDGAVEDVFVGGRKVVSQGRLLTVDLDEVCDRIARLTVLW encoded by the coding sequence ATGAGCGAGCAGGTGTGCATCTTCGTGAACGATGAGCTGGTTTGGGCCCTTGGGGGCGGAAGGGTAGTGGGATCCCCCGGACCGGGGAGTAGGGAGGAGAGGTACCTGGGACCCTACGTGGCCCTCCCCGGGGACTTCAACGGGCATGCCCACCCGGAGCAGTCCCTGTACGTGAACCTGGTGGAGGAGGGGTGGGACCTGGGTACCTGGTGCAGGAGGACCATATACGCCCACAGCGTCCACATGACGCCGGAGCTCATCTACCTCGGGTGCCTCAGGGCCTTCGGGAGGATGCTGCTCAACGGGATCACCTCCGTAGCGGTCTCGTTCTACTGCCACAACCGGATGGGCAACGGCCTGGACCGGGAGGTCATAAGGGCCGCCCTGGACGCGGGGATCAGGATCATGTTCGGCCGGATGAACTACGACGTGGTCTCCCCCGATGCCTACCCGGAGAAGAGGGCCTCCCAGGAGTCCTACAACGAGGGGACCGCCTATGAGGGACACCTCATCTCCCTGATGGAGGAGTTCCGGGGATTTGAGGGGGTTGACGTAGTCCCGTCCCTTCACAGCTTCCACGCCAACACCCTGGAGGGGATCGCCAAGGGGATGGAGCTGGCGGCGGAGATGTCCGCCCCCCTTCAGTTCCATCTCTCGGAGGATCCCCAGGACGTGGACATATGCCTGGACCTTTACGGGGAGCGACCGGTCTTCGTCCTGGCTAGGCTCATGGAGAGGGCGGGCCCGGTGCGGCTGTTGCTGTCTGACGCCATATGGCTGGACCGGGCGGAGAAGGAGATGTTGAGGGAGATGGGGGCCTCGGTGGTCTTCAACCCAAGGATGAACCGGAGGATGGGGGTCGGAACCGCTGACTTCCGAGGCATCATCGATAGGGGCATACCGGTCTACCTGGGCACCGACGGAGAGGCCAGCAACTACGGCCTGAGCGTGGAGGAGGAGAGGCGATTCCTCCGGGAGGAGTTCGAATGCGAGGTGGAGCCCATCCCCTTCTGCCTTCCCTCCGGGGTGGTGGGTTCATCGGAGGTGGGGGCCTTCGGTGACGTGAAGGTCCTGAGGGACGGGGCGGTGGAGGACGTCTTCGTGGGGGGCAGGAAGGTGGTATCCCAGGGTAGGCTACTCACCGTGGACCTGGACGAGGTGTGTGATAGGATAGCCCGGTTGACCGTCCTCTGGTGA
- a CDS encoding thioesterase family protein yields MDFNELFPVGTYRRMVKKVSVSDTVTNRSKALEEFMSTAAFLETMTQLAVEILDHKLPEGFVSVGVRSEVHNLAPAVLGDDVTFTVTVDRVEGNRVVLSMKADDPHGPVATGLQERVVVSTDLLEKRVWERFGGR; encoded by the coding sequence ATGGACTTCAACGAGCTGTTCCCGGTGGGGACTTACAGGCGGATGGTGAAGAAGGTCTCCGTGTCCGACACGGTGACCAACAGGTCCAAGGCCTTGGAGGAGTTCATGTCCACCGCCGCCTTTCTGGAGACCATGACCCAGCTGGCGGTGGAGATCCTGGATCACAAGCTCCCGGAGGGGTTTGTTTCCGTGGGGGTGAGGTCCGAGGTTCATAACTTGGCTCCCGCGGTGCTGGGGGACGATGTGACCTTCACGGTGACGGTGGACCGGGTGGAGGGTAATCGGGTGGTCCTCTCCATGAAGGCGGACGATCCCCACGGCCCGGTTGCCACCGGACTTCAGGAGCGGGTGGTGGTGAGCACCGATTTGCTCGAGAAGAGGGTGTGGGAGCGCTTTGGAGGAAGGTGA